The nucleotide window CGCCTAAAATCGGAGACAGTTTAAAAGATCCTTTGGCGATGTATTTATCGGATGCTTATACGGTTGGTTTTAGTTTGGGGCAATTGCCAACTTTGACCGTGCCACAAGGAACTGCCACAGGACTGCAAATTACTGCAGCAAAAAATAATGATGAATTAGTGTTGCAATTTGCAAACTTCTTAAAAGATACAATATAATGGAATTGGAGCAATTAACAGCGGCGATAAAAGCCCACGATTTAGAATTGGTAATTGGACTGGAAACACACGTTCGATTGAATACCAAAACCAAGTTGTTTTGTTCTTGTCCAAATCAAGAAATTGAAACACCTAACCAAAATATATGTTCGGTTTGTACTGGACAAATGGGCGTTTTGCCTGCCGTAAACAAAGAAGCGGTTACAAAGGCGATTTACTTTGGTAAAGCAGTTGATTCGTCATTTAGTAATGAAGTGATTTCTTGGGATAGAAAACACTACGAATATCCGGATAACCCGAAAAATATTCAGATTACACAATTTCATAATCCTATAATTCCTGACGGTCACGTATCTTGTTACCGAAATGACGGTACACAATTTACTGTGAATTTGACTCAGGTTCATATTGAGGAAGATGCTGCGAAATTGATGCACGAAAAGAAAATTTCGTTAGTTGATTTTAATAAAGCAGGTGTTCCGTTGATTGAAATTGTAACAGAACCATGTATCCGTAATATTGAAGACGCTTCAACTTATGCGCAGTACATTCAACGTATTGTTCAAAACTTGGGAATCTCTGAAGCGAACCTTGAAAAAGGAGAATTTAAATCAGATGTTTCTGTGTCTTTGCGCAAGAAACATTCTTATGATTTGAATCCAAGAACTGAAATCAAGAACTTGAACTCGTTTAAGTTTATGGTGGAGGCTTTAAAAGAAGAAGTGGAGAAGCAATTCAATTATTTTATAGAAAATAAAGAGTTTCGACCTGACCAAACGACTGTGTTGTGGGATGCCGATTTGAAGCAAACCAAAACCATGCGTAAAAAGGAATTTGAAGCCGATTACCGTTTTATTTCTGAACCAGATTTACCTTTTGTAAATATCAAAAAAGAAATTGAAGCAATTAAAGTTGATACAAGTGCATTGCCTTATGCAGTTGAATCCATTTTAATCAGCGGTGGTGTTTTGCCACAGGATGCGAAGTTTTTTACAGCAGATAAATTGCGTTCACAAACATTTGTGGAAATTAATAACGAAATTAAAGATCCTTCGTTTGTGGCTAAAACTTTGGCCAATAATTTAAAGATCGAAGATTATGCCGAAATTCATAGTATCGCGCATTTAATCGAAATTTTCCAATTATTTAAGGCTGAAAAAATCACGGCAGTTTTGGTTCAAAATGCTATTGTTGGTTATTTGAAAGACCGAACTTTTGATTATAATAAATATTTTGAAGAAAACACGGTTTCAGAAGATAAGATTCAAGAAGTTATTGCTAAAGTAATTTCAGAAAATGAGGCTGTTGCCAATGATATAAAAGCGGGTGATCAAGGAAAAGCCGGTATTTTGGTTGGTAAAATTTTAGGCATTATCGGAAAAGGAGCCAATGGAAAATTGATCCGCCAAATTATTTTGGACAAATTAGGCGCCGCCGCTGTTTTGGAAAAGCAAGAAGCTTCTGAAAAAGTTTCTAAAGAAGCCGTTGCAGAGCAAAAGGAAAGTCAGGAAGAAACACTTCCGGAAATTCCTATTATCATAAAGGATACGTATAGAACACATAAAATTTCGCAATTAACAGAAGCAAACATCGGTGAAGAAGTGATGTTGGCAGGTTGGGTTTCGAGTGTTCGTGATCACGGAGAATTGATGTTTATCGATTTGCGTGATTCGAGTTATGAGATTTTCCAAGTGCGTATCAGTAGAGAATCATTTCCTAATATTGATGAGTTAGTGAAATTGAAACCGGAATCGGTAATTTCTGTTACAGGAAAAGTAGTAGGTCGTAATGAAGATGATTATAACGCCGGTTTACGTACGGGTAAAATAGAATTGGAAACTTCGGTGTTGGAAATTTTAAATTTATCCAAAACATTGCCTTTCGAAATTAAAAGAGCAGCAAAATCAAACGAAACAGTTCGTTTCCAATACAAGTTTTTGGATCACCGAAATGAAGAGGTAAGAAGAGCTATTGTAAACCGTCATAAAGTAATCAAATTATTGCGTGACATTCTGGATGAAGAAGAGTTCTTGGAAATCGAAACTCCAATCTTGAGCGCTGGAACTGATGAAGGAGCACGTGAATTTATTGTTCCTTCAAGAAAACAAGCCGGTGCGTTTTATACATTACCACAAGCACCGCAACAGTTCAAACAGATGTTGATGGTAAGTGGTTATGAAAAGTATTTCCAGATTGCCCGCTGTTTTAGGGACGAAGATTCCCGCGGGGATCGTCAGCCTGAATTTACGCAGTTGGATTTGGAAATGGCTTATGGGAATATGCAGCAAATTATCGATTTAAACACCAAAATGTTTAATGAAGTAGTGAAGAAAATATATGGCAACAAGTGGATTTTGAAACCGTTTGAAGTGATTACCTATAAAGAAGCCATGGATTATTACGGTTGTGACCGACCTGATTTGCGCTATGGCTTGAAAATGCAAGATATCACCGAAATTGTAAAAGATACGACTTTTCAAGTATTCAGTAAACCAATTGAAGATGGGGGAATTGTAAAATGTATCAAGGTTTCGGCCAAAGAGCAAGGCAATAAGCGAATGTCTAAAGGTCAGATCGAAAACCTTACCGCGATTGCACAACAGCACGGTTTAGGCGGATTGGCTTATATTATTGTAAATGAAGATGAGTTACAATCGCCAATTATTAAATTCTTGGGAGAAGATATTGCGGTAGGAATTATAAAAACTACAGATGCGCAAGTGGGTGATATTGTATTCTTCTCAGCGGCAGATTATGCAACGGCAAACAAAGCGTTGGATGCTGTTCGTCAGGAAATGGGTAGAATGTTGCATTTGATTAATCCTAAGGAATTGCGTCCGGCTTGGGTGGTTGATTTTCCAATGTTTGAAAGAACTGATGAGGGAAGATGGACATTTACCCACAATCCGTTCTCTATGCCGGCGGTTTATGACTTGGAGAAACATATGAAGGGTGATGATAACGAAATAGGAACTATTATTGCGCAGCAATACGATTTAATCCTGAATGGTTACGAAATTGGAGGAGGATCAGTTCGAGCGCATAAATCGGAGATTCTTGAGGCGACTTATAGAAATATGGGTTACAATAAAGAGGAAATGATTAAGAGTGTAGGAACGATGTATAAAGCGTTTCAGTACGGTGCGCCGCCACACGGAGGAATTGCATGGGGAATTGATCGTTTGATGATGATTTTGGAGAAAAAATCATCCATCAGGGAAGTTATGGCTTTTCCGAAAACGGGAACAAGCGATGATTTGTTGTTTGGAGCGCCAACGCTGCTGTCTGATAAAAAGGTGGAAGAAATGAATGTGAGGATTATTAGATAAGTAATTTTTAAAACATAACAATAAAAAACGGATTTACATCGAAAGATGTAAATCCGTTTTTTTAATGGAGAGAATTGAGTTTTTTATTTTATTCGATTGTTGAAATTTTATGTTTTAAATAGAATTTATTTTAGTAATTTGTTGATGAATATTTATACTTTAGATTAATAAATAATTTAGATATTATTTATCATTTGAAGTGTGTAATGTTTACAAAATTTTAAACAAATAATAATTTAAATTAATGAAGTTAGTTTTTTTTGAATATACAAAAAACTGTAAAGAATTTAATATTCTTCTAAAAGCTACAAGTGAAGATGCTTCAAGAAGAGATTTGAAACAAGGGCAATTATTATTTGAATCTATATATCAAAATATTATACTTATAGATGCTCAAATTTGTGGAATTGAAAGTGCTATTGCTTGTAAGAATATTAAAATTTTCGGATCAGATGAAAAAAAAATGTTTGATCAAGAAGTGATTTTGGTAGAATATAGACCAGATTTTGAGCAAGGGATTAGAAAATGGGAAAATCTTCAAAATATTGATTACAACGATTATATTCATAATATATATCCCTCAATTAGTAAAGTTTTAGAGTTTTTAGGCTCTGATTTCGATCATGAGAAATACAGATTATTAACTCTAGATATGGAAAAAGAGAATAAAGAGAATAAAAAAGGAAATATATTATATCTGGAACCTGGAAGCATCTCGAAATTTAGTAACTCTATTAAACAACACATTGAAATTGTTCTTGAATATTATTCTAAGCAATCATTTAAGCTAACAGAATATATCGATTTGTTTTTAAGATTAAATTGATATTATTTTTCCATTTAAAAGGGGGGGGTAATTACTTCTAAAAAAGCAGAATGTTGATTCCTAGCCCCGATTGAAGCGACATCCTTTTCCTTTTTTCTTTAAAAAGGAAAAGATATAGCGCAAAGAGGGAGGATGCTTCTTGAAAAGCCAAATGTTTCTGCTCCTAAGAAAAATAATCACCATTCTGGCAATGCCATTGAAATTGACTTTTGTAATTGAAATTGACTTTTGCTATTGCCATTGATATTGAATTTTGCTATTGAAATTGATTTTTGTCATAGATATTGAATTTTAAAAGTATTATTTTTATCGATACCGAAATTCAAACAGATATTTCCGTCTTTTTGTTAATAACTTAACAACTTAAAATGGGATTTTAACCAATAATTCTTATATGGTTTCATATATTTGTGCGTAAGACGAAAAACACATTTTTTAGATTAAATTATATGAGCGAAGAGATTAAGAAGGGCGGCTATTCAGCAGACAGTATCCAGGCTTTAGAAGGAATGGAGCACGTGAGAATGCGTCCATCGATGTATATTGGAGATGTAGGTGTAAGAGGATTACATCATTTAGTTTATGAAGTAGTAGATAACTCTATCGATGAGGCAATGGGAGGCTATTGTGACACGATTCGAGTTGATATCAATGAAGACGGTTCTATTACGGTTGAAGATAATGGTCGTGGTATTCCGGTAGATTTGCATAAAAAAGAAGGCGTTTCGGCACTTGAAGTTGTAATGACAAAAATTGGTGCCGGAGGTAAATTTGATAAAGATTCGTATAAGGTTTCTGGAGGTCTCCATGGAGTTGGGGTTTCTTGTGTAAACGCGCTTTCGGTTCATATGAAATCGACTGTTTTCAGAGATGGAAAAGTCTATGAACAAGAGTACGAAAGAGGTAAGGCGATGTATCCGGTGAAACAAATTGGTGAAACGGATAAAAAAGGTACTAGACAGACTTTCTACCCTGACCCAATAATTTTTACGCAAACAACGGAGTTTTCATACGATACACTTTCGGCTCGTATGCGTGAATTGGCTTTCTTGAACAAAGGAATTACAATCACTTTTACGGATAAAAGAGAAAAAGATAAAGACGGTAACTTTTTAGGAGAGGTTTTTCATTCTACTGAAGGGTTAAAAGAATATATCAGGTATTTAGATGGAAATCGTGAGCCAATTATTGCCCACGTAATTTCTATGGATCACGAAAAAGGAGAAATTCCGGTTGAGGTTGCTTTGATTTACAACACAAGCTATAGCGAGAATATTTTTTCTTATGTAAATAATATCAACACGCATGAGGGAGGTACTCACTTGCAGGGTTTTAGAACGGGTCTTACAAGATCGTTGAAGAAATATGCTGATGCTTCCGGAATGTTGGATAAACTGAAGTTTGATATTTCTGGAGATGATTTCCGTGAAGGACTAACAGCGATTATTTCGGTAAAAGTATCAGAACCTCAATTTGAAGGTCAGACTAAAACCAAATTAGGAAACAGAGAAGTTGTTTCGCCCGTAAGTCAAGCGGTAAGTGAAATGATTGAAAATTATTTGGAAGAAAACCCAAATGATGCTCGAATTATTGTTCAAAAAGTGATTCTTGCTGCTCAGGCTCGTCACGCTGCCAAGAAAGCGCGTGAAATGGTTCAGCGTAAAACCGTTATGGGCGGTGGGGGATTGCCAGGGAAATTATCGGATTGTTCTGAGCAGGATCCTGCAAAATGCGAAGTATATCTTGTCGAGGGAGATTCGGCGGGTGGAACTGCAAAACAAGGTCGTGACCGTAATTTTCAGGCGATTTTGCCTTTAAGAGGTAAGATTCTGAATGTGGAAAAAGCAATGCACCACAAAGTATTTGAGAACGAAGAGATTCGAAATATATTTACAGCACTTGGTGTGACTGTAGGGACAGAAGAAGATAGCAAAGCTTTGAATATTTCAAAATTGCGTTACCATAAAGTAATCATCATGTGTGATGCCGATGTCGATGGTAGCCACATTTCTACTTTGATTTTGACATTCTTTTTCCGTTTTATGAAGGAACTTATAGAAGAAGGACATGTTTATATTGCTGCTCCGCCTTTGTATTTGGTTAAAAAAGGAAATAAAAAAGAGTATGCATGGACAGATGTTCAGCGTGATCAGGCCAATGAAAGAATGGGAGGAAGCGCAGCAATACAAAGATATAAAGGTCTTGGAGAGATGAACGCAGAGCAATTGTGGGAAACTACAATGGATCCAAGTTTCAGAACACTAAGACAGGTTACAATTGATAGCTTGGTAGAAGCAGACAGGGTTTTTTCGATGTTAATGGGTGATGAAGTGCCGCCAAGGAGAGAGTTTATCGAGAAAAATGCAGTTTACGCAAATATAGATGCGTAATTTTTGAGTGTAACTGTATTTTCTTTTTTTGTTTTGATATTAATAAAAAAATAAATAAAAATGAAAGTTACCATTGTAGGAGCCGGGAATGTGGGAGCATCCTGTGCAGATTCAATTTCTTATAGAGGAATTGCAAGTGAAGTAGTATTATTGGATATCAGAGAAGGTTTTGCTGAGGGGAAAGCCATGGATATCATGCAATGTGCCACAAATACTGGTTTTAATACTAATGTTTCGGGGGTTACTAATGATTACACCAAAACTGCAAATAGTGATGTAGTTGTAATCACATCGGGGATTCCAAGAAAGCCTGGGATGACTAGAGAAGAATTGATTGGGATTAATGCAGGAATTGTAAAAACTGTTGCTGATAACGTTTTGGCGCATTCTCCAAACGCAATTATTGTTGTGGTTTCAAACCCAATGGATACAATGACCTATTTGACATTGAAGGCTACAGGTTTGCCAAAAAACAGAATTATCGGAATGGGTGGAGCTTTGGATAGTTCTCGTTTTAGATATTATTTGTCCAAAGCATTAGATAAACCTTCGAATGATGTTTCTGCTATGGTTATTGGCGGGCACGGAGATACGACTATGATTCCTTTAACAAGATTGGCTGCTTATAATGGTATTCCGGTTTCGGAATTTTTATCTCAAGAAGAGTTAGAAAAAGTTGCTGCTGCTACAATGGTGGGAGGGGCTACGTTGACTGGTTTACTGGGAACTTCAGCTTGGTATGCTCCTGGAGCGTCTGTTGCCTATTTGGTGGACAGTATTTTGAATGACCAAAAGAAAATGATTGCCTGTTCCGTGTTTTTGGAAGGTGAGTATGGTCAAAATGACATTTGTATCGGGGTGCCTTGTATTATAGGTAAAAACGGTATTGAGCAAATTGTAGACATTAAATTAAATGATGCTGAAAAAGCTGCTTTTGCAAAAAGTGCAGACGCTGTAAGAAATATGAATGCTGATTTGAAAAGTGTTCTAGCATAATAATTTACGTATAAAAAACAGAAGACTGCAATTTTTGCAGTCTTTTTTTTGATTTTAATCAATAAATAAATTGGTTAATCATTTCGTTAATTATATATTTGCTCGGTTTAAAAAAATGATATAAATCGTGCGGTTCGTTTTTGTTTTTCAAATTCGACGTAATTGCTTGTTTTATAGGGTTTAGAACAAAAACAATAAAAAAATAATTAATTTTTAGTAGTAATGCAGAATAAAGGACTAATTAAATTTTTCGCAATTCTATTTGCATTGGTAAGTATTTACCAACTTTCTTTCACTTTTGTCTCGAGCAAAGTTAAAAGTGATGCAAAAACTTTCGCTGGCGGAAACCCAGAAAAAGAATTAAAGTATTTGGATTCTATTGGTAAGGAAAAAGTGTTTAGCTTAGGATTTACTGATTTTACTTTCAACGAAGTAAAAGACAAGCAAATCAACAAAGGACTAGACTTGGAGGGAGGAATCAACGTAACTCTTCAAATCTCTGTTAAAGACATTTTGAAAGGGTTATCAAATAATTCGAAAAATCCTGTTTTTAATAAATCTTTAGCTGATGCTACTGCAAACCAAAAAGGGAATCAAAGTTATCTTGATGCTTTCTTTGAAGCTTTTGAAGCCAATTCAAAAGGAACTGTAAAATTAGCTTCTCCAGAAATTTTTGCTAACAGAAGTTTGCAAGGTGACGGAGGTGTTACTTTTCAAATGACAGATGGGCAAGTTCAAAAAGTAATCAAAAGAAAAGTTGATGAATCTGTAGAAAGTGCTTATAAAGTATTGAGAGAGCGTATCGATAAATTTGGTGTTACACAGCCAAATATCCAAAAATTAGGTGAATCTGGAAGAATTCTTGTGGAACTTCCGGGTGCTAAAGATATTGACAGGATCAAAAAATTGTTACAAAGTACTGCTCAGTTAGAGTTTTGGGAAACTTATAAAGTTGAAGAAATTGGTAATTTCATCATGGCAGCCAACGAGGCTTTGAAAAAAACTGAAGTTGCTAAAGTTGAATCTAAAGCTGTTGCAAAAGATTCATTGAGCGCTTTGTTGACTGATGGAAAAGATTCTACAGCTACTAAAAAAGGAAATAATCCTATAATTGATAAAATTGTTGCTCAAGGTGGAGGACCAGTTCTTGGTCTTTTCTTACCAAAAGATACAGCTACAATTAATTCTTATTTCAAAAGACCGGATATCAGAATTTTATTGGCAGGTGACCAACGCTATGCAAAATTTGTATGGGGTAAACCAACTACCATCAAAGATGCTAAAGAAAAAACGGTTGAAGTAGTTGAATTGTATGCTTTAAAAGGAAACAGAGACAATGTTGCCTCAATGAGTGGTGGTGTTGTAACTGATGCCAGCGACACTTTTGACCAAATGGGAAAACCAGCTGTTTCAATGCAAATGAATAACACTGGTGCAAAACAATGGGAAGAATTAACTGGAAAAGCATATACTCAAAAAGGATTTATTGCTATTGTTCTTGACGATATCGTATATTCTGCACCTGGAGTTTCAAGTGGACCGATTGCAGGAGGAAGATCTGAGATTTCTGGAAATTTTGATGTTACAGAAACTAAAGATTTAGCAAACGTATTAAGAGCTGGTAAATTGCCTGCGGCAGCTGAAATTATCCAGTCTGAAGTGGTAGGGCCATCTTTGGGTCAGGAAGCTATTGATAATGGAACTAATTCTGCTGTGATTGGATTACTTTTGGTATCTCTTTGGATGATTGTTTACTACGGAAAATCAGGTTGGTATGCAAATATTGCTTTGGCTGTCAACTTATTATTCATGTTCGGTATTTTGTCAAGTTTAGGTGCTGTACTTACATTGCCAGGTATTGCGGGTATCGTATTAACAATGGGTACTGCGGTAGATGCGAATATCATTATATATGAAAGGGCTAAAGAAGAATTAAGGGCTGGTAAATCTCTGGACGAAGCAGTAAAAGCTTCTTAT belongs to Flavobacterium gilvum and includes:
- the gatB/aspS gene encoding bifunctional amidotransferase subunit GatB/aspartate--tRNA ligase AspS; amino-acid sequence: MELEQLTAAIKAHDLELVIGLETHVRLNTKTKLFCSCPNQEIETPNQNICSVCTGQMGVLPAVNKEAVTKAIYFGKAVDSSFSNEVISWDRKHYEYPDNPKNIQITQFHNPIIPDGHVSCYRNDGTQFTVNLTQVHIEEDAAKLMHEKKISLVDFNKAGVPLIEIVTEPCIRNIEDASTYAQYIQRIVQNLGISEANLEKGEFKSDVSVSLRKKHSYDLNPRTEIKNLNSFKFMVEALKEEVEKQFNYFIENKEFRPDQTTVLWDADLKQTKTMRKKEFEADYRFISEPDLPFVNIKKEIEAIKVDTSALPYAVESILISGGVLPQDAKFFTADKLRSQTFVEINNEIKDPSFVAKTLANNLKIEDYAEIHSIAHLIEIFQLFKAEKITAVLVQNAIVGYLKDRTFDYNKYFEENTVSEDKIQEVIAKVISENEAVANDIKAGDQGKAGILVGKILGIIGKGANGKLIRQIILDKLGAAAVLEKQEASEKVSKEAVAEQKESQEETLPEIPIIIKDTYRTHKISQLTEANIGEEVMLAGWVSSVRDHGELMFIDLRDSSYEIFQVRISRESFPNIDELVKLKPESVISVTGKVVGRNEDDYNAGLRTGKIELETSVLEILNLSKTLPFEIKRAAKSNETVRFQYKFLDHRNEEVRRAIVNRHKVIKLLRDILDEEEFLEIETPILSAGTDEGAREFIVPSRKQAGAFYTLPQAPQQFKQMLMVSGYEKYFQIARCFRDEDSRGDRQPEFTQLDLEMAYGNMQQIIDLNTKMFNEVVKKIYGNKWILKPFEVITYKEAMDYYGCDRPDLRYGLKMQDITEIVKDTTFQVFSKPIEDGGIVKCIKVSAKEQGNKRMSKGQIENLTAIAQQHGLGGLAYIIVNEDELQSPIIKFLGEDIAVGIIKTTDAQVGDIVFFSAADYATANKALDAVRQEMGRMLHLINPKELRPAWVVDFPMFERTDEGRWTFTHNPFSMPAVYDLEKHMKGDDNEIGTIIAQQYDLILNGYEIGGGSVRAHKSEILEATYRNMGYNKEEMIKSVGTMYKAFQYGAPPHGGIAWGIDRLMMILEKKSSIREVMAFPKTGTSDDLLFGAPTLLSDKKVEEMNVRIIR
- the gyrB gene encoding DNA topoisomerase (ATP-hydrolyzing) subunit B, encoding MSEEIKKGGYSADSIQALEGMEHVRMRPSMYIGDVGVRGLHHLVYEVVDNSIDEAMGGYCDTIRVDINEDGSITVEDNGRGIPVDLHKKEGVSALEVVMTKIGAGGKFDKDSYKVSGGLHGVGVSCVNALSVHMKSTVFRDGKVYEQEYERGKAMYPVKQIGETDKKGTRQTFYPDPIIFTQTTEFSYDTLSARMRELAFLNKGITITFTDKREKDKDGNFLGEVFHSTEGLKEYIRYLDGNREPIIAHVISMDHEKGEIPVEVALIYNTSYSENIFSYVNNINTHEGGTHLQGFRTGLTRSLKKYADASGMLDKLKFDISGDDFREGLTAIISVKVSEPQFEGQTKTKLGNREVVSPVSQAVSEMIENYLEENPNDARIIVQKVILAAQARHAAKKAREMVQRKTVMGGGGLPGKLSDCSEQDPAKCEVYLVEGDSAGGTAKQGRDRNFQAILPLRGKILNVEKAMHHKVFENEEIRNIFTALGVTVGTEEDSKALNISKLRYHKVIIMCDADVDGSHISTLILTFFFRFMKELIEEGHVYIAAPPLYLVKKGNKKEYAWTDVQRDQANERMGGSAAIQRYKGLGEMNAEQLWETTMDPSFRTLRQVTIDSLVEADRVFSMLMGDEVPPRREFIEKNAVYANIDA
- the secDF gene encoding protein translocase subunit SecDF — protein: MQNKGLIKFFAILFALVSIYQLSFTFVSSKVKSDAKTFAGGNPEKELKYLDSIGKEKVFSLGFTDFTFNEVKDKQINKGLDLEGGINVTLQISVKDILKGLSNNSKNPVFNKSLADATANQKGNQSYLDAFFEAFEANSKGTVKLASPEIFANRSLQGDGGVTFQMTDGQVQKVIKRKVDESVESAYKVLRERIDKFGVTQPNIQKLGESGRILVELPGAKDIDRIKKLLQSTAQLEFWETYKVEEIGNFIMAANEALKKTEVAKVESKAVAKDSLSALLTDGKDSTATKKGNNPIIDKIVAQGGGPVLGLFLPKDTATINSYFKRPDIRILLAGDQRYAKFVWGKPTTIKDAKEKTVEVVELYALKGNRDNVASMSGGVVTDASDTFDQMGKPAVSMQMNNTGAKQWEELTGKAYTQKGFIAIVLDDIVYSAPGVSSGPIAGGRSEISGNFDVTETKDLANVLRAGKLPAAAEIIQSEVVGPSLGQEAIDNGTNSAVIGLLLVSLWMIVYYGKSGWYANIALAVNLLFMFGILSSLGAVLTLPGIAGIVLTMGTAVDANIIIYERAKEELRAGKSLDEAVKASYSWTGAMRSIVDANVTHILTGAVLFIFGSGPIKGFATTLLIGIITSLFTSIFIARIFIDRNIAGKNNLSFVTNFSKNFFTNFHFDFLGIKKWTYLFSIIVTIVSIASIATHGFDQGVDFVGGRTFQVRFDKSMKPEEVKDELAAVFGSAEVKIFGEDNQLKITTKYKIQETGSAADEDVNKKLFETLKKHYTGMTYDKFINAYDGKKLGVVQASKVGPTVAEDIKTNAYWAVLGAMLIVGLYLVVSFRKWQYSLGAIAAVAHDVIFVLGAYSLLWKYMPFGMEIDQHFIAAILTVIGYSMNDTVIVYDRVREFLDGKTKGSFSEIVNKSINSTMSRTINTSLTMIFVLLIMFIFGGESIRGFIFAMLIGIIIGTYSSLFIATPVLVDTISKDEKHDVEVKHQQEATV
- a CDS encoding malate dehydrogenase, whose protein sequence is MKVTIVGAGNVGASCADSISYRGIASEVVLLDIREGFAEGKAMDIMQCATNTGFNTNVSGVTNDYTKTANSDVVVITSGIPRKPGMTREELIGINAGIVKTVADNVLAHSPNAIIVVVSNPMDTMTYLTLKATGLPKNRIIGMGGALDSSRFRYYLSKALDKPSNDVSAMVIGGHGDTTMIPLTRLAAYNGIPVSEFLSQEELEKVAAATMVGGATLTGLLGTSAWYAPGASVAYLVDSILNDQKKMIACSVFLEGEYGQNDICIGVPCIIGKNGIEQIVDIKLNDAEKAAFAKSADAVRNMNADLKSVLA